A single region of the Anaerococcus urinomassiliensis genome encodes:
- a CDS encoding GlsB/YeaQ/YmgE family stress response membrane protein codes for MFNQAGIIMTLVLGALAGWIASMIMGKDSQMGGIANIIVGIIGSVIGGWIYDAFFLKGAAPSTFVQVLWAVIGAVILLWVINLITGKNKPNNTKKRF; via the coding sequence ATGTTTAATCAAGCAGGAATTATTATGACCCTAGTACTAGGTGCATTAGCTGGATGGATAGCAAGTATGATTATGGGCAAAGATTCTCAAATGGGAGGTATTGCTAATATCATAGTTGGTATTATCGGTTCTGTTATAGGTGGATGGATTTATGATGCATTCTTCCTAAAGGGAGCTGCTCCAAGCACATTTGTCCAAGTATTGTGGGCAGTAATTGGTGCGGTAATCTTACTATGGGTTATCAACCTAATTACAGGCAAGAATAAACCAAATAATACTAAGAAAAGATTCTAG
- the thyX gene encoding FAD-dependent thymidylate synthase codes for MRIELINFTKNAEETIAQAGKLCYSKVGIEEIKERLDDKSIEKYITMLMDMGHMSPIEHVSFTFAAEGVSRTLTHQLVRHRLASYSQQSQRYVRLEDFEYIIPPAIKEDSKALEIYEKAMENSKESYLKISESLFDKYYEENLSAGLNEKEARSKAEKKSIEDARYVFPNACETKIVFTMNARNLLHFFSLRCCNRAQWEIRQMAFEMVKICKEIYPTLFKNAGPSCVNGPCPEGKMTCGKIKEVREIYNNL; via the coding sequence ATGAGAATTGAATTGATAAATTTTACTAAAAATGCAGAAGAAACCATAGCCCAAGCTGGAAAACTTTGTTATTCCAAGGTTGGAATAGAAGAAATAAAAGAAAGACTAGATGATAAATCAATAGAAAAATACATAACAATGCTAATGGATATGGGGCATATGTCACCAATAGAACACGTTAGTTTTACCTTTGCAGCTGAGGGAGTTTCTAGAACACTGACCCACCAATTAGTTAGACATAGGCTTGCGTCATACTCCCAACAATCACAGAGATATGTAAGGCTAGAAGATTTTGAATACATAATTCCACCTGCGATAAAAGAGGATAGTAAGGCCTTGGAAATATATGAAAAGGCCATGGAAAATTCCAAAGAATCTTACTTAAAGATATCAGAATCTCTATTTGATAAATATTATGAGGAGAACTTATCAGCTGGGCTTAATGAAAAAGAAGCTAGGTCAAAGGCGGAAAAAAAATCAATAGAGGATGCTAGATATGTGTTCCCAAATGCCTGTGAAACAAAAATAGTTTTTACTATGAATGCTAGAAATTTACTTCATTTCTTTTCTCTTAGATGCTGCAACAGGGCTCAATGGGAGATAAGACAGATGGCCTTTGAGATGGTAAAAATATGCAAAGAAATTTATCCTACTTTATTTAAAAATGCAGGCCCATCCTGTGTAAACGGTCCTTGCCCAGAAGGCAAAATGACTTGTGGCAAGATAAAAGAAGTTAGAGAAATCTACAATAATCTTTAA
- a CDS encoding sensor histidine kinase encodes MTTLKSKIIRNFIAGILACVLVFSILVTLFVTFNYRELLSDIPDYRPNEVSFWFKEYIKDPNITIDQMWENLDSLAKDLEVDIKYEDNKGNTSYEVHGRNKNNTYPLLHENINLVNLDRKQRSGSLTVTYNANPEPIHQLQKNFSSAIVYSLFISLVIGIIISLILSDNISEPIMTITDDTVKIKNGDYNIINQNTDIIELENLQDNITYLSKNLKNQEGIRKQYAQDISHELRTPLTNLQLYIEAIRDGVIEADETTMDILLEDVTRLEGLVIDLKKTFDENVKYFEVKNEEFDLSLLINRIIYTFIPNANNNRIDINSHIEDQIVITSDKDKFTQVIQNLISNAIKAIGQDGNIDIFLSGDPNLFVIKVIDDGVGIVEDKIDMIFERFYRIEDDRNTNENGHGLGLSITKNFVEALGGKIEVNSVLNQGTTFILTFKN; translated from the coding sequence ATGACTACATTAAAGAGTAAAATCATCAGAAACTTTATAGCAGGTATACTAGCCTGCGTCCTTGTATTTTCCATATTAGTCACCTTATTTGTCACTTTTAATTACAGGGAATTATTAAGTGACATACCTGACTATAGACCCAATGAGGTTAGTTTTTGGTTTAAGGAATATATCAAAGATCCTAATATAACCATAGATCAGATGTGGGAAAACCTAGATAGCCTTGCCAAAGATTTGGAAGTTGATATTAAGTATGAGGATAACAAGGGTAATACTTCCTATGAAGTTCATGGAAGGAATAAAAATAACACTTATCCCCTCTTGCACGAGAATATAAACTTAGTAAATTTGGATAGAAAACAGAGGTCAGGAAGTCTTACAGTTACCTACAATGCTAATCCAGAGCCTATACATCAACTGCAAAAAAACTTCTCTTCTGCCATTGTCTACTCACTATTTATATCGCTTGTGATAGGCATTATTATAAGTCTAATTTTATCGGATAATATTTCGGAACCGATAATGACAATCACCGATGATACAGTAAAGATTAAAAATGGCGACTACAATATTATCAATCAAAATACAGATATTATAGAACTAGAAAATTTACAAGATAATATAACGTATCTATCCAAAAACTTAAAAAACCAAGAAGGAATTAGAAAACAATATGCCCAGGACATTTCTCACGAGCTTAGAACCCCTCTTACCAACTTGCAACTTTATATAGAAGCAATCAGAGATGGAGTTATCGAGGCTGACGAAACTACCATGGACATATTGCTAGAAGATGTAACAAGGCTTGAAGGTCTAGTTATAGACCTTAAAAAGACTTTTGATGAAAATGTAAAATATTTTGAAGTTAAAAATGAAGAGTTTGACTTATCCCTACTTATTAACCGCATCATATATACATTTATCCCAAATGCAAATAATAACCGCATCGATATCAATTCACATATTGAAGATCAAATAGTAATTACATCGGATAAGGATAAATTTACCCAAGTTATACAAAACCTTATATCAAATGCCATCAAAGCTATTGGCCAGGATGGTAATATTGATATTTTCCTATCTGGCGATCCTAACTTATTTGTAATCAAGGTAATTGATGATGGTGTTGGTATTGTAGAAGATAAAATTGATATGATTTTTGAAAGATTTTATCGTATAGAAGACGATAGAAACACTAACGAGAACGGCCACGGTTTAGGTCTATCAATAACCAAAAATTTTGTGGAAGCTTTAGGAGGAAAAATAGAAGTTAACTCTGTTTTAAATCAAGGAACCACCTTTATTTTAACATTTAAAAATTAA
- a CDS encoding S41 family peptidase, which produces MSRDTKRKSRQNKKLDKRRYSKNTENISPARRQRLEKNRKQRRRKFLIRRIVLLAILVIILVFASKAIVNSLYSYKKMGYPGFRDEVLDSIGSEVFVSPSENRSLTSAEKITDFDDLYDGISKNYAVDKLNTKDFLEFSNEYTNFRKKIAASKTDQDYYSILNQYLEVLDDTRTFVIDKKTYDSLFDYYRNKGKSPQKTVLENPQAVDRYKRLLDNANNDKPSMQITKASNNVASITLKDFRANEVDEDIKKITDFFRDNGPIGTIILDLSDNNSIDSSYWIELSKILIANDYHEDNIIFYRSKLFQDSLKNFKEDENSPYKTAFVKNDSSKYPDEIDLIDPNHYLYYDQLSLDIKRNTEYAVRKIYVLTNENTANEAIKFARVLQTNGAYIVKNALESSNTHKDVIYNAPSNLYILEHSGLIVSINSSFSKNEENLYLEYDQKINSKEPINSMLNILR; this is translated from the coding sequence ATGTCAAGAGATACAAAAAGAAAGTCAAGGCAAAATAAAAAACTTGATAAAAGAAGATACTCAAAAAATACTGAAAATATTAGTCCAGCAAGAAGACAGAGACTTGAAAAAAATAGAAAACAAAGACGAAGAAAGTTTCTCATTCGTAGGATTGTCTTATTGGCAATACTTGTTATTATCCTGGTATTTGCATCAAAGGCAATAGTAAATAGTCTATACTCCTACAAAAAAATGGGCTATCCAGGATTTCGTGATGAGGTCTTGGATAGTATAGGAAGCGAAGTTTTTGTAAGTCCATCTGAAAATAGGTCACTAACAAGTGCAGAGAAGATAACAGATTTTGATGACCTATACGACGGTATTTCAAAAAACTATGCCGTTGACAAACTCAATACCAAAGATTTTTTAGAATTTTCCAATGAGTATACCAATTTCAGGAAAAAAATAGCTGCTTCAAAGACTGACCAAGACTACTACTCTATACTAAACCAGTACTTGGAGGTATTAGACGATACTAGGACATTTGTAATTGATAAAAAGACTTATGATAGCTTGTTTGATTACTATAGGAACAAGGGCAAGTCTCCACAAAAAACAGTCCTGGAAAATCCACAAGCTGTTGATAGGTACAAGAGATTGTTGGACAATGCAAACAATGATAAGCCTTCTATGCAAATAACGAAGGCCAGCAATAATGTTGCAAGCATTACTCTAAAAGATTTTAGGGCCAACGAAGTTGACGAAGATATCAAAAAAATCACCGATTTCTTCAGGGACAACGGCCCTATTGGAACTATTATTTTGGATTTGTCAGACAATAATTCTATTGATAGTAGCTACTGGATAGAATTATCAAAGATTCTTATAGCAAATGACTACCATGAAGATAATATCATATTTTATAGGTCTAAGCTTTTCCAGGATAGCCTGAAAAATTTCAAGGAAGATGAAAACAGTCCATACAAAACTGCCTTTGTAAAAAATGATTCATCAAAATATCCAGATGAAATTGATCTTATAGATCCTAACCATTACCTATACTATGATCAGCTAAGCCTTGATATTAAAAGGAATACGGAATATGCTGTGAGGAAAATATATGTATTGACCAATGAAAATACCGCCAATGAAGCCATAAAATTTGCCAGAGTATTACAGACAAACGGTGCATATATTGTAAAAAATGCCCTAGAATCTTCTAATACTCATAAAGACGTCATCTACAACGCCCCAAGCAACTTATATATATTGGAACACTCAGGACTAATCGTTTCAATCAATTCTTCCTTTAGTAAGAACGAGGAAAATTTATATTTAGAATATGATCAAAAGATCAATTCCAAAGAACCGATTAATTCAATGCTCAACATACTAAGATAA
- the hflX gene encoding GTPase HflX — protein MQEVIQVNVLNRDDDLDNKIYELESLINTAGGKSLAYVSQVVDKVNPRYYIGKGKVSEIKDLAEKLSIDTVIFDVELSASQLYNLEEELKLHVVDWTSLILDIFALRANTKESRLKIKLAQLKYQLPRLNKWFSYLSRQAGGIGTRGPGETMLETDRRAVVRDIKSLESQLKDVEKTKKINRKARTNIHNISLLGYTNAGKSTILNQMMKLFGKDKYVYSDDLLFATLDTSTRRLDFANTKVTLTDTVGFIDNLSEELNDSFLTTLDEIKFSDMLLIVIDASHNIEHQIHAIEKALEDIDVGDKEILYVFNKMDKVEDKLKVELFKRDMDRIYISARNDDDIIRLKEKIVSIIKSDYQRVKMHISFAHGEVLDYMMTNYDIENTEYDTDGTNIEFDISKEDFNKYDRYLIK, from the coding sequence ATGCAGGAAGTTATTCAAGTTAATGTTTTAAATAGAGATGATGATTTAGACAATAAAATATACGAATTGGAATCATTAATCAACACGGCTGGGGGCAAGTCCCTAGCCTATGTCAGTCAAGTAGTAGACAAGGTTAATCCTAGATACTATATTGGTAAGGGCAAGGTTAGTGAGATTAAAGATTTGGCAGAAAAGCTATCGATAGACACAGTAATATTTGATGTGGAGCTATCAGCTAGCCAATTATACAATCTAGAAGAAGAATTAAAACTTCATGTAGTAGATTGGACAAGTTTGATACTAGATATCTTTGCCCTGCGTGCCAACACCAAGGAAAGTAGGCTAAAAATCAAACTAGCCCAGCTAAAATATCAATTACCTAGACTTAACAAGTGGTTTTCATATCTGTCTAGGCAGGCAGGTGGTATTGGAACCAGAGGACCTGGTGAAACCATGCTTGAGACTGATAGGCGTGCTGTTGTTAGAGATATCAAATCTTTAGAAAGCCAACTTAAAGATGTAGAAAAGACAAAAAAAATAAATAGGAAAGCTAGGACAAATATCCACAATATTTCTCTTTTGGGCTACACCAACGCCGGCAAGTCCACTATCTTAAATCAAATGATGAAATTATTTGGCAAGGATAAGTACGTCTATTCCGATGACTTGCTTTTTGCAACCCTTGATACATCTACTAGGAGACTAGACTTTGCCAATACTAAGGTTACCCTTACAGATACAGTTGGTTTTATAGACAATTTGTCAGAAGAACTTAACGATTCATTTCTGACAACCCTAGATGAGATTAAATTTTCCGATATGCTCTTGATAGTAATAGATGCAAGTCACAACATAGAACACCAAATCCATGCCATAGAAAAGGCCCTAGAAGACATAGATGTAGGAGATAAGGAAATACTTTATGTTTTTAACAAGATGGATAAGGTTGAAGATAAGCTTAAGGTTGAGCTTTTCAAAAGAGATATGGATAGAATTTATATATCAGCAAGAAATGACGATGATATAATAAGACTTAAGGAAAAAATCGTATCTATAATAAAAAGTGATTATCAAAGAGTAAAGATGCACATATCCTTTGCCCATGGGGAAGTTTTGGACTATATGATGACAAATTACGATATAGAAAATACCGAATACGATACAGATGGCACCAATATAGAATTTGATATATCAAAAGAGGATTTTAATAAATATGACCGATATCTCATCAAGTGA
- a CDS encoding YigZ family protein, whose protein sequence is MTDISSSEYRTIKGQNQSQFEEEKSVFITSISHVESEDEAKDFIEEISQKYKDATHNCTAYIINEIPVIKRYDDNGEPTGTAGLPMLSVLEKNNLTNVGVVVTRYFGGKLLGKGGLVRAYSRGVSDVIDGNIVYKRPFYVVELIHSYNVLGQIENYLIENKIKIIGKDFTDKVSQRAYISLDYFGKIEKDLTNLTSGQINIKKEEVKMLFTK, encoded by the coding sequence ATGACCGATATCTCATCAAGTGAATATAGGACAATTAAAGGGCAAAATCAAAGCCAATTTGAAGAAGAAAAATCAGTTTTTATTACAAGTATTTCCCATGTAGAAAGTGAAGATGAGGCCAAAGATTTTATAGAAGAAATTTCACAAAAATACAAAGATGCCACCCACAATTGCACTGCCTATATAATAAATGAGATACCTGTTATAAAAAGATATGATGACAATGGAGAGCCTACTGGTACAGCTGGCTTACCCATGTTAAGTGTTCTTGAGAAAAATAATCTTACAAATGTAGGAGTTGTTGTAACAAGGTATTTTGGTGGCAAGCTTTTGGGCAAGGGAGGCTTGGTCAGAGCTTATTCTAGGGGAGTAAGTGATGTAATCGATGGAAATATTGTTTACAAAAGACCTTTTTATGTAGTAGAATTAATTCATTCGTATAATGTTCTCGGTCAAATTGAAAATTATCTAATTGAAAATAAGATAAAGATTATAGGCAAAGATTTTACTGACAAGGTAAGTCAAAGAGCTTATATAAGTCTAGATTATTTTGGAAAAATAGAAAAGGATTTGACCAATTTGACCAGTGGACAAATAAATATTAAAAAAGAAGAAGTAAAAATGCTTTTTACTAAGTAG
- a CDS encoding transglycosylase domain-containing protein, whose translation MFKKIASIVLKLILIVLLFVGSIGVVLAGLAGGAILEVMKAAPEIDPNIIKYEMSQNSTIVDEDGNEVDSIATSEYREIVDNKQIPDDLKHAFIAVEDERFESHPGLDFKSILGSAIDNFKAGGIVRGGSTITQQLARNTYLTNDQTYERKIKEIFLALEIEDALDKDEILSAYLNRVFMGQNSYGVQAAARTYFNKDVSELNLAQCAALAGIVQSPSENSLYKAIKTNEVTDQKVLGEFTIDGEKYSAVYNPEPYKRQKYALEKMLELGFISKKEYKEAVDFDVASSIVPAERTNTEIASYFNSLLERQVVKKLQELYDMSENQAWDRLYYGGLRITTTIDEDMQKQLEAIYADFSSYIMGDTSGYQQAPLLDLNYDQYGNILNKEGNLLYYARANILNDDNDLRLRPDEAYFDDNGNLVLNTYKAYLDQTNLVFRNFYTLDENNKNLRTHSTGHIAFESNEDISLDENQNVIISKDYLDKNEGLLTAYDDGSFSLSKDYYDIDLEGVIQPQSSTVVIDQQNGHIKAIMGGRDQTGIRLLDRASVIPRQPGSSIKPIATYTPALDNGYNLATGMDDVPVIKTEDDKPWPKNVYEYYMGVVPIRKAIEYSINTIAVRTLKEIGIPTSLEYLKNFGIIKEDGDDNFVTKEDNAQTNDENLAAMGLGAMTKGLTTLDMTAAYAALANKGTYNEPLTFSKIEDSTGKVLFDDDDVTTHEVTTEDTAYQITSALQSTGKYYNNIYIDDMDFATKTGTTDNQVDFWCMGYTPYYTVGIWMGADDQNLHLNGTSIQRAALMWNVINNHILEGYEIKQFERPDSIVEMQVDSMSGKLPSEISSWDPRGTIVTEIFGPKNTPTEKDDVHVMVTVDSRNNLLASDVTPSWAVENRAFIKPKSNYDPNEFGGILPRDWNYRPPTEYSTLIYVPPEEDEDEDKDDEDKDEKDKDKDENGDNPDAGTGTNNNQQNPGADTGTDGNRGF comes from the coding sequence ATGTTTAAGAAGATTGCCTCTATAGTGTTAAAACTCATATTAATAGTTCTATTGTTTGTTGGATCTATAGGAGTTGTCTTAGCCGGCCTTGCTGGCGGTGCAATCCTTGAGGTTATGAAGGCTGCTCCAGAAATAGATCCTAACATAATTAAATATGAGATGAGTCAAAACTCCACTATAGTTGATGAAGATGGTAATGAAGTAGATTCAATAGCTACTAGCGAATACAGAGAAATAGTTGACAATAAACAAATCCCTGATGATTTGAAGCACGCTTTTATAGCTGTTGAAGACGAGAGATTTGAAAGTCATCCAGGACTAGATTTTAAGTCCATATTAGGTTCAGCCATAGATAACTTCAAGGCTGGCGGTATCGTCCGTGGTGGTTCAACTATAACCCAACAATTGGCACGTAACACTTATCTTACAAACGACCAAACCTACGAAAGAAAAATAAAAGAAATTTTCCTAGCCTTAGAGATTGAAGATGCCTTGGATAAGGACGAAATACTTAGTGCTTACCTAAACCGTGTATTTATGGGCCAAAATTCCTACGGTGTCCAAGCAGCCGCAAGAACATACTTTAATAAAGATGTATCCGAGCTAAACCTTGCCCAGTGCGCCGCTCTTGCAGGTATTGTCCAATCTCCATCAGAAAACTCACTTTATAAGGCTATTAAAACTAATGAAGTGACTGACCAAAAAGTTTTGGGTGAATTTACTATTGATGGTGAAAAATATTCGGCAGTTTATAACCCAGAACCATACAAGAGACAAAAATATGCCCTAGAAAAAATGCTTGAATTAGGCTTTATATCTAAAAAAGAGTACAAGGAAGCTGTTGACTTTGATGTAGCCAGCTCAATTGTTCCAGCCGAAAGAACTAATACAGAAATCGCAAGCTACTTTAACTCTCTTCTTGAAAGACAAGTTGTAAAAAAGCTTCAAGAATTATACGACATGAGTGAAAATCAAGCTTGGGATAGACTATATTATGGTGGACTTAGGATAACTACCACTATTGATGAAGATATGCAAAAACAGCTTGAAGCAATCTATGCTGACTTTTCATCATATATTATGGGAGATACTTCAGGCTACCAACAAGCCCCACTCTTGGATTTAAATTATGACCAATATGGCAATATTTTAAATAAAGAGGGAAATTTACTATACTATGCCCGAGCAAATATATTAAATGATGATAACGACCTTAGATTAAGACCTGACGAGGCTTACTTTGATGATAATGGAAATTTGGTACTAAATACCTACAAGGCATATTTAGACCAAACCAACTTGGTATTTAGGAATTTCTACACACTTGATGAAAACAATAAGAATCTTAGAACCCATAGTACAGGTCATATAGCTTTTGAATCTAACGAAGATATTAGCCTAGATGAAAATCAAAATGTTATTATTTCTAAAGATTATTTAGATAAAAATGAAGGTTTACTGACAGCCTATGATGATGGCTCTTTCTCACTATCAAAAGATTATTACGATATTGACCTAGAAGGAGTAATCCAACCTCAATCATCAACTGTAGTAATAGACCAACAAAATGGTCACATCAAAGCAATAATGGGCGGCCGTGATCAAACCGGTATTAGATTACTCGATAGGGCATCTGTAATTCCTAGACAACCAGGTTCCTCTATCAAACCAATTGCTACTTATACTCCTGCCTTAGACAATGGATATAACCTTGCTACTGGTATGGACGATGTTCCTGTTATAAAAACAGAAGATGACAAACCTTGGCCAAAGAATGTTTACGAATATTATATGGGAGTTGTCCCTATCAGAAAGGCCATAGAATATTCTATCAATACTATAGCAGTAAGAACCCTAAAAGAAATTGGTATACCAACAAGCTTAGAGTACCTTAAAAACTTCGGAATCATCAAAGAAGATGGCGATGATAACTTTGTTACAAAAGAAGATAATGCTCAAACCAATGACGAAAACCTTGCTGCCATGGGTCTTGGGGCTATGACTAAAGGTCTTACAACTCTGGATATGACTGCAGCTTATGCAGCACTTGCAAATAAAGGAACCTATAATGAACCATTGACCTTCTCTAAAATAGAGGACTCCACAGGTAAGGTATTATTTGATGATGACGATGTGACTACTCATGAAGTAACAACAGAAGATACAGCTTATCAAATAACCTCTGCCCTTCAATCAACAGGCAAATATTACAACAACATCTATATAGACGATATGGATTTTGCAACCAAAACTGGTACAACCGACAACCAAGTTGACTTCTGGTGCATGGGCTATACCCCATATTACACAGTTGGTATATGGATGGGAGCAGATGACCAAAACTTACATTTGAACGGTACATCAATCCAAAGAGCAGCCTTGATGTGGAATGTCATAAATAACCACATACTAGAAGGTTACGAAATTAAACAATTTGAAAGACCTGATAGCATAGTAGAAATGCAAGTTGACAGTATGAGTGGTAAACTACCTTCTGAGATTTCATCTTGGGACCCACGTGGAACCATAGTTACAGAAATATTTGGACCAAAGAATACTCCAACAGAAAAAGATGATGTCCATGTTATGGTCACTGTAGACTCAAGAAATAATCTCCTAGCCTCTGATGTTACACCAAGCTGGGCAGTAGAAAACAGAGCCTTTATAAAACCAAAGAGCAACTACGATCCTAACGAATTTGGTGGTATCTTGCCAAGAGACTGGAATTACAGACCTCCAACAGAATATTCAACCCTTATCTATGTTCCGCCTGAAGAAGACGAAGATGAAGATAAAGACGATGAAGATAAGGATGAAAAGGACAAAGACAAAGACGAAAACGGTGATAATCCTGATGCTGGCACAGGTACAAATAACAACCAACAAAATCCTGGAGCTGATACAGGAACTGATGGCAACCGCGGTTTTTAA
- a CDS encoding TIGR04086 family membrane protein: MTDKKNNDSKKEIFETERNVERSSRNTNRAPHRSERERKQRSGVPVYEQATSAIPAGNNLSWASILAGAVTAAACFATLSLLTAALGFGLFSPTTSDPLSGVGVGTGILTAITLILSFLAGGFVAGFSARSTGKLHGAITWAVTILLLLTFVINAIGQVLGAAANVAGTAVNTAANVAGNVAGSTISATSDAVSAGVEKAGDAIGDVDTAELQENVEKYLADTDIEELQPEYLNNQLEESKDEIGQAVKDIALNPDNANKIISDLTKSLQDKANTIADSADRDAIANAVAKNSDLTQEEAEEVTDNIYNGLVDANKQAQTALNDASTQINNYATEAENKVDETVENAKEGAEDASKKASAGSVITFLGLIAALALSAWGGQMGEQKALEFVRKETIR, encoded by the coding sequence ATGACAGATAAAAAAAATAATGATTCAAAAAAGGAAATTTTTGAAACAGAAAGAAATGTTGAAAGATCAAGCAGGAATACAAATAGAGCTCCACACAGAAGTGAGAGAGAAAGAAAGCAAAGATCAGGTGTTCCAGTATATGAACAAGCAACAAGCGCTATACCAGCTGGAAACAACCTATCTTGGGCTTCAATACTAGCTGGAGCAGTAACAGCAGCAGCTTGCTTTGCAACACTAAGCTTACTTACAGCTGCACTAGGATTTGGTCTATTCTCACCAACAACTAGTGATCCACTATCAGGAGTTGGCGTAGGAACAGGCATATTGACTGCTATAACTCTAATCTTATCATTTTTAGCAGGTGGATTTGTTGCTGGATTTTCAGCAAGATCAACAGGTAAATTGCACGGTGCTATTACATGGGCAGTTACAATACTACTATTACTAACATTTGTGATTAATGCTATTGGTCAAGTACTAGGAGCAGCAGCAAATGTTGCAGGTACTGCAGTAAATACAGCAGCTAACGTTGCAGGAAATGTAGCAGGTTCAACAATTTCAGCTACAAGTGATGCAGTAAGTGCTGGTGTAGAAAAAGCTGGAGATGCAATTGGTGATGTAGATACAGCAGAACTACAAGAAAATGTTGAAAAATATCTAGCTGATACAGATATAGAAGAATTACAACCAGAATATCTTAACAATCAACTTGAAGAATCAAAAGATGAGATTGGCCAAGCAGTTAAAGATATAGCACTAAACCCAGATAATGCCAATAAAATTATTTCTGACTTAACGAAATCACTTCAAGATAAGGCTAATACAATAGCTGATTCTGCAGATAGAGATGCAATTGCAAATGCAGTAGCTAAAAACTCTGATCTAACACAAGAAGAAGCAGAAGAAGTTACCGATAATATTTATAATGGTTTAGTTGATGCTAACAAACAAGCTCAAACAGCTTTAAACGATGCTTCAACACAAATTAACAACTATGCAACAGAAGCTGAAAATAAAGTAGATGAAACAGTTGAAAATGCAAAAGAAGGTGCAGAAGATGCATCCAAAAAAGCATCAGCTGGTTCAGTAATCACATTCCTTGGTCTTATAGCAGCTCTTGCACTATCAGCATGGGGTGGCCAAATGGGTGAACAAAAAGCTTTAGAATTTGTAAGAAAAGAAACAATTAGATAA
- a CDS encoding response regulator transcription factor: MNKITILIIEDEKKISTIMKSYFEKEGYKVLQAFDGKEGLKVFEENNIDLVILDLMLPKLPGEEVIKEIRNKSELPVIMVSAKVEENNRVDGLRLGADDYVTKPFSPKELVERVKAVLRRIEKYNIPRADIIKTNDGRLEMDLEYNRIFKDGKEILLTKNEFQILKTLFSNPNKIYSRDEIIELTFGYDYEAYDRAIDTHIKNIRAKIEDNPKKPSYIKTIYGMGYKSGGVDDYIKE; encoded by the coding sequence ATGAATAAAATAACAATTTTAATAATAGAAGATGAGAAAAAAATTTCTACAATAATGAAATCATATTTTGAGAAGGAAGGCTACAAAGTTCTCCAAGCCTTTGATGGCAAGGAAGGTCTAAAAGTTTTCGAGGAAAATAATATAGATCTAGTTATCTTAGATTTGATGCTACCAAAACTTCCTGGAGAAGAAGTAATCAAGGAAATTAGGAACAAATCTGAATTGCCTGTTATTATGGTTTCTGCAAAAGTTGAAGAGAATAACCGCGTTGACGGACTAAGACTTGGCGCAGACGACTATGTAACAAAACCATTCTCACCAAAGGAATTGGTAGAAAGAGTAAAGGCAGTCCTAAGAAGAATAGAAAAATACAACATCCCAAGAGCTGACATTATTAAGACCAATGATGGTAGGCTTGAAATGGACCTTGAATACAACCGTATTTTTAAGGATGGCAAAGAAATTTTGCTTACAAAAAATGAGTTTCAGATCCTAAAAACCCTATTTTCAAATCCTAACAAGATCTATTCTAGAGATGAAATCATTGAACTAACATTTGGCTATGATTACGAAGCTTACGACAGGGCCATCGACACACATATCAAAAATATCAGGGCAAAAATAGAAGATAATCCAAAAAAACCAAGCTATATAAAGACTATTTATGGTATGGGTTACAAATCAGGCGGAGTTGATGACTACATTAAAGAGTAA